In the genome of Geotrypetes seraphini chromosome 16, aGeoSer1.1, whole genome shotgun sequence, one region contains:
- the LOC117350521 gene encoding olfactory receptor 1509-like codes for MEEKEVRNETRVTHFILLGFSSNPDLHIMFFVLFLVMYLLTITLNLLIVVTIYMDSHLHSPMYFFLSNLSFLDFGFSTVAVSKFLGNFVSHSKTISFNGCLSQVFFLHLFGGAECFHLSLMAYDRYVAICYPLRYTTIMNRQSCLLLVFSTWAGGFIHAFAQAFPVIQLPFCGPNEINHFCCETHTLYVLACSSTFISEIADMVNTGSLSLTCFLVVSISYAYIISTVLKIHSAEGRRKAFSTCASHLMVVTLFFGPLVFIYMRPPMTFAGEKLVSAFSTIVTPWLNPFIYTLRNEKVKEAMKRLGEKKVSLLGIRVD; via the coding sequence ATGGAAGAAAAGGAAGTCAGGAATGAAACCAGAGTCACACATTTCATCCTCCTCGGATTTTCTAGTAATCCAGACTTACATATAATGTTCTTCGTGCTCTTTCTAGTGATGTACCTGCTCACCATAACTTTGAATCTTCTCATTGTGGTAACCATATATATGGACTCCCACCTACACTCCCCTATGTACTTCTTTCTCAGCAATCTATCTTTCTTAGATTTCGGCTTTTCAACAGTTGCTGTCTCCAAATTCCTTGGCAACTTTGTTTCACATAGCAAAACCATCTCATTCAATGGCTGCCTTTCTCAAGTGTTTTTCTTGCATTTATTTGGGGGTGCCGAATGTTTTCACCTTAGCCTGATGGCTTATGATCGCTATGTTGCCATCTGCTATCCTTTGCGTTATACCACAATAATGAATAGACAATCCTGTCTCCTGCTAGTATTTTCCACGTGGGCAGGTGGTTTCATTCATGCCTTTGCACAGGCATTTCCAGTAATACAATTGCCCTTTTGTGGTCCCAATGAAATCAATCATTTCTGTTGTGAAACCCATACTTTATATGTATTGGCTTGCTCTAGTACCTTTATCAGTGAAATTGCAGATATGGTCAACACTGGTTCCTTATCCCTTACTTGCTTCTTGGTGGTGTCTATATCTTACGCATACATCATCTCCACTGTCTTAAAAATTCACTCAGCTGAGGGAAGGCGGAAAGCTTTCTCTACTTGTGCCTCCCACCTCATGGTTGTCACTTTGTTTTTCGGCCCCCTTGTCTTCATCTACATGAGACCACCAATGACATTCGCAGGTGAGAAACTGGTCTCTGCTTTTTCGACCATCGTGACCCCTTGGTTAAACCCCTTCATTTATACTCTCAGAAATGAGAAAGTGAAAGAAGCCATGAAGAGGCTGGGAGAAAAGAAAGTGTCCCTTCTGGGGATACGTGTAGACTGA